Proteins from one Motilibacter rhizosphaerae genomic window:
- a CDS encoding NADH-quinone oxidoreductase subunit D-related protein, protein MESSRGTGSLVAGVGASTGWGEGAADLVLPIGPQHPSAHGGIRLRLALEDGVVRSVEPEVGFMHRGAEKLFEVRDYRQILVLANRHDWLSAFGNELGIVLATELLLGMAVPPRATWARTCLAEIGRTLASLAFLASPPDPHGEGTVTHQEVLALREPLQRVLEEVSGGRVHFMLNRVGGLKEDVPAGWPERAAAAVAEVRAGLPRVRALTVGDPALAARLRGIGVLPREAALGWGASGPVARGSGVGVDLRRDAPYLSYGALDVPRVVRAEGDALARWEVLLESATDALALAEACLPALEASTGEEHAVRLPKVLTVPVGTAYAATENPLGLNGYYLVSRGGKVPWRLKLRSASFGNVQAVQALLPGTRVEDLAAVVTSLFFVTGDVDR, encoded by the coding sequence GTGGAGAGCAGCCGCGGGACGGGCAGCCTGGTCGCCGGCGTCGGCGCGAGCACCGGGTGGGGCGAGGGGGCCGCCGACCTCGTGCTGCCGATCGGCCCGCAGCACCCCTCGGCCCACGGTGGCATCCGGCTGCGGCTGGCGCTGGAGGACGGCGTGGTCCGCAGCGTCGAGCCGGAGGTCGGCTTCATGCACCGCGGAGCCGAGAAGCTGTTCGAGGTGCGCGACTACCGGCAGATCCTCGTGCTGGCGAACCGCCACGACTGGCTCTCGGCGTTCGGCAACGAACTCGGCATCGTGCTGGCCACCGAGCTGCTGCTGGGGATGGCGGTGCCGCCCCGCGCCACCTGGGCGCGCACGTGCCTCGCCGAGATCGGCCGCACGCTCGCCTCGCTGGCGTTCCTCGCCTCCCCGCCCGACCCGCACGGCGAGGGGACCGTCACGCACCAGGAGGTCCTCGCGCTGCGCGAGCCGCTCCAGCGCGTGCTCGAGGAGGTCTCCGGCGGCCGGGTCCACTTCATGCTCAACCGCGTCGGCGGGCTCAAGGAGGACGTGCCCGCCGGGTGGCCGGAGCGGGCGGCCGCGGCCGTCGCCGAGGTGCGCGCCGGGCTGCCCCGCGTCCGCGCCCTGACGGTCGGGGACCCCGCCCTCGCCGCCCGGCTGCGCGGCATCGGCGTCCTCCCGCGGGAGGCCGCGCTGGGCTGGGGCGCCAGCGGGCCCGTGGCGCGGGGCTCGGGGGTGGGCGTCGACCTGCGACGCGACGCGCCGTACCTCTCCTACGGCGCGCTCGACGTGCCGCGCGTCGTGCGCGCGGAGGGCGACGCGCTGGCGCGCTGGGAGGTGCTGCTGGAGTCCGCGACCGACGCGCTGGCGCTCGCCGAGGCCTGCCTGCCGGCGCTCGAGGCCTCCACCGGCGAGGAGCACGCCGTCCGCCTGCCGAAGGTGCTGACCGTCCCGGTCGGCACCGCGTACGCCGCCACCGAGAACCCGCTCGGGCTCAACGGCTACTACCTCGTCTCGCGCGGCGGGAAGGTGCCGTGGCGGCTCAAGCTGCGCAGCGCGTCGTTCGGCAACGTGCAGGCGGTGCAGGCGCTCCTGCCCGGTACGCGGGTCGAGGACCTCGCCGCGGTCGTCACCTCGCTGTTCTTCGTCACGGGCGACGTCGACCGCTGA
- a CDS encoding PH domain-containing protein, which translates to MTDPAFDALDVEWRGVSPRLAAVRRLLLCPLLLLAGLGVGALVLLLGGGGWAALPLGLGVVGALLASVWVGRAVASWAYAERGEDLLVRHGVLVRRLVVVPYGRMQFVDVTADPVHRLARLATVQLHTGAATSEVVVRGLVPAEAARLRDRLAARGEARAAGL; encoded by the coding sequence GTGACCGATCCCGCCTTCGACGCGCTGGACGTCGAGTGGCGCGGCGTGTCCCCGCGCCTCGCGGCGGTCCGCCGGCTGCTGCTCTGCCCGCTGCTCCTGCTCGCCGGGCTCGGCGTCGGGGCGCTCGTGCTGCTGCTGGGCGGAGGGGGCTGGGCCGCCCTCCCGCTCGGGCTCGGGGTGGTCGGGGCGCTGCTCGCCTCCGTCTGGGTCGGGCGGGCGGTGGCGTCCTGGGCGTACGCCGAGCGCGGGGAGGACCTCCTCGTCCGCCACGGCGTGCTCGTGCGCCGCCTCGTCGTGGTGCCGTACGGCCGGATGCAGTTCGTCGACGTCACCGCCGACCCCGTGCACCGGCTGGCCCGGCTCGCCACCGTGCAGCTGCACACCGGCGCGGCGACGAGCGAGGTCGTCGTCCGCGGACTGGTGCCCGCGGAGGCCGCGCGGCTGCGCGACCGGCTCGCGGCGCGCGGCGAGGCCCGGGCAGCGGGGCTGTGA
- a CDS encoding PH domain-containing protein, translating to MTGPVRRLHPLTPLVRGWKAYAAFAVVVGQQVGLERHGGARIAAYALLAALPVAALLGWLGWRTTSFGFDGEDLRIDSGLLVRRSRRIRLDRLQAVDVVRPLLARLAGLAELRLEVAGGGKQAEGGLAYLGEADALALRAELLARAAGVARDDRPGAAPAEPEEHLLHEVPTRRYVASLLLQGGTVVGLLLVGVAVALAVVLRTPELLVTVLPPLVVPAHTVLVRGQADALFAVAGSAAGLRLRHGLFETRHQTVPPGRVQAVRVVEPLLWRRRGWVRLEVTVAGYGKEATVQTGTLLPVVPAATGWDLVDRVLGAEVGEHPGARTVPLAPPGPRARWLDPLAAPVLGAGADDQLLVVRTGALRRVTTVVPHAKVQSTALLQGPVQRRLGLASLEVHVAPTLRVRARHRATAEAGALLVGEVERARTARRVARSERWAEAPVEQPPG from the coding sequence GTGACGGGTCCCGTCCGCCGGCTGCACCCGCTGACCCCGCTCGTCCGCGGGTGGAAGGCGTACGCCGCGTTCGCCGTCGTCGTCGGCCAGCAGGTCGGTCTCGAGCGCCACGGCGGCGCCCGCATCGCGGCGTACGCGCTGCTGGCCGCCCTGCCCGTCGCCGCGCTGCTCGGGTGGCTGGGCTGGCGGACGACGAGCTTCGGCTTCGACGGGGAGGACCTGCGCATCGACAGCGGTCTGCTCGTCCGCCGCTCGCGGCGCATCCGCCTCGACCGGCTGCAGGCCGTGGACGTGGTGCGCCCGCTGCTGGCCCGGCTCGCCGGCCTGGCCGAGCTGCGCCTCGAGGTCGCGGGCGGGGGGAAGCAGGCCGAGGGCGGGCTCGCCTACCTGGGGGAGGCCGACGCGCTCGCGCTCCGCGCCGAGCTGCTGGCCCGTGCCGCCGGCGTCGCGCGCGACGACCGCCCCGGAGCCGCGCCGGCCGAGCCCGAGGAGCACCTCCTGCACGAGGTGCCGACGCGGCGCTACGTCGCCAGCCTGCTGCTGCAGGGCGGCACCGTCGTCGGCCTCCTGCTCGTGGGGGTCGCGGTGGCCCTGGCCGTGGTGCTGCGCACGCCCGAGCTGCTGGTGACGGTGCTGCCGCCGCTCGTCGTCCCCGCGCACACCGTCCTCGTGCGCGGCCAGGCCGACGCGCTGTTCGCGGTCGCGGGCTCCGCGGCCGGGCTGCGGCTGCGCCACGGGCTGTTCGAGACCCGGCACCAGACCGTCCCGCCCGGTCGCGTGCAGGCCGTGCGCGTCGTCGAGCCGCTGCTCTGGCGCCGCCGCGGCTGGGTGCGGCTGGAGGTGACGGTCGCGGGCTACGGCAAGGAGGCGACGGTGCAGACGGGGACGCTGCTGCCCGTCGTCCCGGCCGCCACGGGGTGGGACCTCGTGGACCGCGTCCTCGGTGCCGAGGTCGGCGAGCACCCCGGCGCCCGCACCGTGCCCCTCGCGCCGCCGGGGCCCCGCGCGCGCTGGCTCGACCCGCTGGCCGCCCCGGTCCTCGGGGCCGGGGCCGACGACCAGCTGCTCGTCGTGCGCACCGGTGCCCTGCGCCGGGTGACCACGGTCGTGCCGCACGCGAAGGTGCAGTCGACGGCCCTGCTGCAGGGACCGGTGCAGCGCCGGCTCGGGCTCGCCTCCCTCGAGGTGCACGTCGCGCCGACGCTGCGGGTGCGCGCCCGGCACCGCGCCACGGCCGAGGCCGGCGCGCTGCTCGTCGGCGAGGTGGAGCGGGCGCGCACCGCGCGGCGGGTCGCCCGGTCGGAGCGGTGGGCGGAGGCCCCGGTGGAGCAGCCGCCGGGCTGA
- a CDS encoding cytochrome P450: protein MIGTDLPGAPDFEPADPSFVADPYPVYARLRREAPVAWSPHTGQVLVSRHADVDAVLRDRRFGRSYLHVATHAEMGRPSEPPALAPFWSVVRDGMLDTEPPDHTRLRRLVSRAFTPARVEALRPQVQLIARGLVDDLLAAGADGGEVELRRTIAEPLPLAVISDLLGVPESDRSLLLPWSHDMCRMYELHPTPDDQRAAVVAAEEFADYLRALAAERRRRPGDDLVSALTQVVDEGERLTEDELVGTCVLLLNAGHEATVGVTVNGVATLLQHRELWRALGEDPALVPSAVEELLRFATPLQLFSRWALEDADVAGVPVRRGTQVALLFGSANRDEERFADPEQLDLGRTPNPHISFGAGIHYCLGAPMARLELGAVFAELAARAPGLELVGEPSYGRGFIIRELEAVSVTV, encoded by the coding sequence ATGATCGGCACGGACCTGCCCGGCGCTCCGGACTTCGAGCCCGCCGACCCCTCCTTCGTGGCCGACCCGTACCCCGTCTACGCGCGGCTGCGGCGCGAGGCCCCCGTCGCGTGGTCGCCCCACACGGGCCAGGTCCTGGTCTCCCGCCACGCCGACGTCGACGCGGTGCTGCGCGACCGCAGGTTCGGGCGCAGCTACCTGCACGTCGCGACCCACGCCGAGATGGGCCGGCCGTCCGAGCCGCCGGCGCTCGCGCCGTTCTGGTCGGTCGTGCGCGACGGGATGCTCGACACCGAGCCGCCGGACCACACCCGGCTGCGCCGGCTCGTCTCGCGCGCCTTCACCCCGGCGCGCGTCGAGGCGCTGCGCCCGCAGGTGCAGCTCATCGCCCGCGGCCTGGTCGACGACCTGCTCGCGGCGGGCGCCGACGGGGGTGAGGTGGAGCTGCGCCGCACCATCGCCGAGCCGCTGCCGCTCGCCGTCATCTCCGACCTGCTCGGGGTGCCCGAGTCCGACCGGAGCCTGCTGCTGCCCTGGTCGCACGACATGTGCCGGATGTACGAGCTGCACCCGACCCCCGACGACCAGCGCGCCGCCGTGGTGGCCGCCGAGGAGTTCGCTGACTACCTGCGCGCGCTCGCCGCCGAGCGCCGCCGCCGCCCGGGCGACGACCTCGTCTCGGCGCTGACCCAGGTCGTCGACGAGGGCGAGCGGCTCACCGAGGACGAGCTCGTCGGCACGTGCGTGCTGCTGCTCAACGCCGGCCACGAGGCGACCGTCGGGGTCACCGTCAACGGCGTCGCCACGCTGCTGCAGCACCGGGAGCTGTGGCGCGCGCTCGGGGAGGACCCGGCGCTCGTGCCCAGCGCCGTCGAGGAGCTGCTGCGCTTCGCCACGCCGCTGCAGCTGTTCAGCCGCTGGGCGCTGGAGGACGCCGACGTCGCCGGGGTCCCCGTGCGCCGGGGCACCCAGGTCGCGCTGCTGTTCGGCTCGGCCAACCGCGACGAGGAGCGCTTCGCCGACCCGGAGCAGCTCGACCTCGGGCGCACCCCGAACCCGCACATCTCGTTCGGCGCGGGCATCCACTACTGCCTGGGCGCGCCCATGGCGCGGCTGGAGCTGGGCGCCGTCTTCGCCGAGCTGGCGGCCCGCGCGCCGGGGCTCGAGCTGGTGGGCGAGCCGTCCTACGGGCGGGGCTTCATCATCCGCGAGCTGGAGGCCGTCTCCGTCACGGTCTGA
- a CDS encoding PAS domain S-box protein has protein sequence MTLLPTAPGASAAAPPAAEPAQPPTGQAEAFLSAVLSDLSDAIVACDAEGRLTLFNSAAVELHGLPAAPLLSDQWTTHYDLRDGTGRRLSMGEVPLFRALRGEVVTAYEMAVGRPDGTTRTVLANGRPLRALDGTPLGAVVSMRDVTEERRAAASAAVSEEQFRTVFDASAAGFLLTEEDGRILRANPALCRMLGRDEASLLGLTSRALTHPDDRQASAIASALALRQRDARPVFQNRFVRADGSAVWTEVSLRAVDGPDGRAYGLAQVEDITLRRQAAEHAERETERLRATVEVQRAVTAQVSDRARMLRLIAEQAALVLPAADGAVVELLQGDVLHYAAATGRLTPFEGMDIPVAGSLAGLALTTGTTARCDDPETDPRVNREACRRVGIGSMLVAPLFEEGHTTGVLKVSSAERGAFTTADAQQLTMLADALSTALRQADDYARIQGLLRERTGALDALHDSESRFRLAFDSSPLGMAITSLADPPRFLQVNAAMSAITGYPADELVGMAVSTLHHEDDRAATASVLQGLRSGEYEGATVDRRYRRSDGSVAWVRIRTAVVRPLDGSAAYLVSQIEDISERRAAAEAIAERTSALEASNRQLERANQLKLDLIGMLGHEINNPLAAILGYTDLAADTWDSLDEDDRRRVLDVVGRQARKLDEVVREVLTLVTADAGRLVARPEAVEVRGLLRGVLDSTPGGEDVALRAPAEAYALVQPQHLAQVVQNLVSNAAKYAEGATELAVVQDGAWVLVEVADRGPGVPEEFRERLFDRFSRADGTAGSVRGTGLGLHIVRELVRANGGDVAYEPRPGGGSTFRVRVPAHAGLA, from the coding sequence GTGACCCTCCTGCCGACCGCGCCGGGCGCGAGCGCTGCGGCGCCGCCAGCCGCGGAGCCGGCGCAGCCGCCCACCGGGCAGGCGGAGGCGTTCCTCAGCGCCGTCCTCTCCGACCTCAGCGACGCGATCGTCGCCTGCGACGCCGAGGGCAGGCTCACGCTGTTCAACAGCGCGGCCGTCGAGCTGCACGGGCTGCCCGCGGCCCCCCTGCTCTCCGACCAGTGGACGACGCACTACGACCTGCGCGACGGCACCGGCCGCCGGCTGTCCATGGGCGAGGTGCCGCTGTTCCGCGCGCTGCGCGGCGAGGTGGTGACGGCGTACGAGATGGCGGTCGGGCGACCCGACGGCACCACCCGCACCGTGCTGGCCAACGGTCGGCCGCTGCGCGCGCTGGACGGCACGCCCCTGGGCGCCGTCGTCTCCATGCGCGACGTGACCGAGGAGCGCCGCGCCGCCGCTTCCGCCGCGGTGAGCGAGGAGCAGTTCCGCACGGTCTTCGACGCGAGTGCCGCGGGCTTCCTGCTCACCGAGGAGGACGGCCGCATCCTCCGCGCGAACCCCGCGCTGTGCCGGATGCTCGGCCGTGACGAGGCCAGCCTGCTCGGGCTGACCTCGCGCGCCCTCACGCACCCCGACGACCGGCAGGCCAGCGCGATCGCGAGCGCGCTCGCGCTGCGCCAGCGCGACGCCCGGCCGGTGTTCCAGAACCGCTTCGTCCGCGCCGACGGCAGCGCGGTCTGGACCGAGGTCAGCCTGCGGGCGGTCGACGGCCCGGACGGCCGGGCGTACGGCCTGGCGCAGGTCGAGGACATCACGCTGCGCCGGCAGGCCGCCGAGCACGCCGAGCGCGAGACCGAGCGGCTGCGCGCCACCGTCGAGGTGCAGCGCGCGGTCACCGCGCAGGTCAGCGACCGGGCGCGCATGCTCCGGCTCATCGCCGAGCAGGCCGCCCTCGTGCTGCCGGCGGCGGACGGCGCCGTGGTCGAGCTGCTGCAGGGCGACGTGCTGCACTACGCGGCCGCCACGGGGCGGCTCACGCCCTTCGAGGGCATGGACATCCCCGTCGCCGGCTCGCTCGCCGGCCTCGCGCTGACCACGGGGACGACGGCCCGCTGCGACGACCCCGAGACCGACCCGCGGGTCAACCGGGAGGCCTGCCGGCGCGTCGGCATCGGCTCGATGCTGGTGGCGCCGCTGTTCGAGGAGGGGCACACCACGGGCGTGCTCAAGGTGAGCAGCGCGGAGCGGGGTGCCTTCACCACCGCCGACGCCCAGCAGCTCACGATGCTCGCCGACGCGCTCTCCACGGCGCTGCGCCAGGCCGACGACTACGCGCGCATCCAGGGCCTGCTCCGCGAGCGCACCGGCGCGCTCGACGCCCTGCACGACAGCGAGTCGCGCTTCCGGCTCGCCTTCGACAGCTCCCCGCTCGGCATGGCGATCACCTCGCTCGCCGACCCGCCCCGCTTCCTCCAGGTCAACGCCGCCATGAGCGCGATCACCGGCTACCCCGCCGACGAGCTCGTCGGCATGGCCGTCAGCACGCTGCACCACGAGGACGACCGCGCCGCGACGGCGTCCGTGCTGCAGGGCCTGCGCTCCGGCGAGTACGAGGGCGCGACCGTGGACCGGCGCTACCGCCGCTCCGACGGCAGCGTCGCGTGGGTGCGCATCCGCACCGCCGTCGTGCGTCCGCTGGACGGCTCCGCGGCGTACCTCGTCAGCCAGATCGAGGACATCTCCGAGCGCCGCGCCGCGGCCGAGGCGATCGCCGAGCGGACCAGCGCGCTCGAGGCGAGCAACCGGCAGCTCGAGCGCGCCAACCAGCTCAAGCTCGACCTCATCGGGATGCTCGGCCACGAGATCAACAACCCGCTGGCCGCGATCCTCGGCTACACCGACCTCGCGGCCGACACCTGGGACAGCCTCGACGAGGACGACCGGCGCCGCGTGCTCGACGTCGTCGGCCGGCAGGCCCGCAAGCTCGACGAGGTCGTCCGCGAGGTGCTGACCCTCGTCACCGCCGACGCCGGCCGGCTCGTCGCCCGCCCGGAGGCCGTCGAGGTGCGCGGCCTGCTCCGCGGCGTGCTCGACTCGACGCCGGGCGGCGAGGACGTCGCGCTGCGCGCGCCCGCCGAGGCGTACGCGCTGGTGCAGCCGCAGCACCTCGCGCAGGTGGTGCAGAACCTCGTGTCCAACGCCGCGAAGTACGCCGAGGGCGCCACCGAGCTCGCCGTCGTCCAGGACGGCGCGTGGGTGCTCGTCGAGGTGGCCGACCGCGGCCCCGGCGTGCCGGAGGAGTTCCGCGAGCGGCTCTTCGACCGCTTCAGCAGGGCCGACGGGACCGCGGGCTCCGTGCGCGGGACGGGGCTCGGGCTGCACATCGTGCGCGAGCTGGTCCGGGCCAACGGCGGCGACGTGGCGTACGAGCCGCGGCCGGGCGGCGGCTCGACGTTCCGCGTCCGCGTCCCCGCGCACGCCGGCCTGGCCTGA
- a CDS encoding transaminase, whose amino-acid sequence MDVPVIDRSRLAALLAEERDAYVRTHPGSAAVHARAEHLLGRVPMTWMGMWTGGFPLAFREAKGARVVDVDGTEYVDFALGDTGAMAGHSPSATVAAVRRRIDDLGGITTMMPTEDAEVVAAELTRRFGLARWSFTLSATDANRWALRLARLVTGRPKVLVFSYSYHGTVDESFVVVGPDGQPRSRPGNVGPAVDPTTTTRVVEWNDLAALERELAAGDVAAVLTEPALTNIGIVLPEPGFLEGVRELTRAAGTLLIIDETHTLSAGPGGMTARDGLQPDLLTIGKSIGGGVPAGAYGVSAEVADRLSRAVDETGADLVDVGGVGGTLAGNALSLAAVRATLEDVLTEDAFERMVALGTAYAEQVRSIIETRGLPWSVVQLGARAEYRFTAPAPRNGGESAAAADEELDAYLHLHLANRGVLLTPFHNMALMCPETTIQDVARHTALFGGAVDALLG is encoded by the coding sequence ATCGACGTGCCGGTGATCGACAGGAGCCGCTTGGCCGCCCTCCTCGCGGAGGAGCGGGACGCCTACGTCCGCACCCACCCCGGCTCCGCCGCCGTCCACGCCCGGGCCGAGCACCTGCTGGGCCGGGTGCCGATGACGTGGATGGGCATGTGGACGGGCGGCTTCCCCCTGGCCTTCCGCGAGGCGAAGGGCGCGCGCGTCGTCGACGTCGACGGCACGGAGTACGTCGACTTCGCCCTCGGGGACACCGGTGCGATGGCCGGGCACTCGCCCTCCGCGACGGTCGCCGCCGTGCGCCGGCGCATCGACGACCTGGGGGGCATCACGACGATGATGCCGACCGAGGACGCCGAGGTCGTCGCTGCCGAGCTCACCCGGCGCTTCGGGCTCGCCCGCTGGTCGTTCACCCTCAGCGCGACCGACGCCAACCGCTGGGCCCTGCGCCTGGCCCGGCTGGTGACCGGGCGGCCGAAGGTGCTGGTGTTCTCGTACTCCTACCACGGCACCGTCGACGAGAGCTTCGTCGTCGTGGGCCCCGACGGGCAGCCGCGCAGCCGCCCCGGCAACGTCGGCCCCGCCGTCGACCCCACGACCACCACCCGGGTCGTCGAGTGGAACGACCTGGCAGCCCTCGAGCGCGAGCTCGCCGCCGGTGACGTCGCCGCGGTGCTCACCGAGCCCGCGCTCACCAACATCGGCATCGTGCTGCCCGAGCCCGGCTTCCTCGAGGGGGTCCGCGAGCTCACCCGCGCGGCGGGGACGCTGCTCATCATCGACGAGACGCACACGCTGTCCGCCGGGCCGGGCGGGATGACGGCGCGCGACGGGCTCCAGCCCGACCTCCTCACCATCGGCAAGTCGATCGGCGGCGGCGTCCCCGCCGGTGCGTACGGCGTGAGCGCGGAGGTCGCCGACCGGCTCTCCCGCGCCGTGGACGAGACGGGCGCCGACCTCGTCGACGTCGGCGGGGTCGGCGGCACCCTGGCCGGCAACGCGCTGTCGCTCGCAGCCGTGCGCGCGACGCTCGAGGACGTGCTGACCGAGGACGCCTTCGAGCGGATGGTGGCGCTCGGCACGGCCTACGCCGAGCAGGTCCGCTCCATCATCGAGACCCGCGGGCTGCCGTGGTCGGTCGTCCAGCTCGGCGCCCGGGCGGAGTACCGCTTCACCGCGCCGGCCCCGCGCAACGGCGGCGAGTCGGCGGCGGCTGCGGACGAGGAGCTCGACGCGTACCTCCACCTCCACCTCGCCAACCGCGGGGTGCTGCTCACGCCGTTCCACAACATGGCGCTGATGTGCCCCGAGACGACGATCCAGGACGTCGCCCGGCACACCGCGCTGTTCGGCGGCGCCGTCGACGCGCTGCTCGGCTAG
- a CDS encoding SAM-dependent methyltransferase, whose protein sequence is MRRWREAVAEALYAPGGFYRRPEGPAGHFRTSAQEPLFAEAVAALARELGLGAVLDVGAGRGELLHGLAAHAPELRLCGVDVVPRPPGLPPGVGWTQPEERTAGDEPVLAVAHEWLDAVPVDAVALAEDGPRVLLVDDDGSEEPGPPADDAELAWLERWWPLAAPGDRAELGGPRDAAWTALLRSLPPGSAALAVDYGSLRAERAAGAFTGGTLRGHRGGRLVPPVPDGSCDITAAVAMDAVRAAGEACGATTLLDTTQREALGRLLAPGGGWARELARAELRDPTGVGAFRWLLQRPAG, encoded by the coding sequence GTGCGCAGGTGGCGGGAGGCGGTCGCCGAGGCGCTGTACGCGCCAGGGGGCTTCTACCGCCGTCCGGAGGGGCCGGCGGGGCACTTCCGCACCAGCGCGCAGGAGCCGCTGTTCGCCGAGGCCGTCGCCGCCCTGGCCCGCGAGCTCGGGCTCGGCGCGGTCCTCGACGTCGGGGCGGGGCGCGGCGAGCTGCTGCACGGGCTGGCCGCGCACGCGCCGGAGCTGCGCCTGTGCGGGGTCGACGTCGTGCCCCGCCCGCCCGGCCTGCCACCCGGGGTCGGCTGGACGCAGCCCGAGGAGCGGACCGCCGGCGACGAGCCGGTGCTGGCCGTCGCCCACGAGTGGCTCGACGCCGTGCCCGTCGACGCGGTCGCGCTCGCGGAGGACGGTCCGCGCGTCCTCCTCGTCGACGACGACGGGAGCGAGGAGCCCGGACCGCCCGCGGACGACGCTGAGCTGGCGTGGCTGGAGCGCTGGTGGCCGCTCGCCGCACCGGGCGACCGCGCGGAGCTCGGCGGCCCGCGCGACGCGGCGTGGACAGCCCTGCTCCGCTCGCTGCCCCCCGGCAGCGCCGCGCTCGCCGTCGACTACGGCTCGCTGCGCGCGGAGCGCGCCGCCGGCGCCTTCACGGGCGGCACCCTGCGGGGGCACCGCGGGGGTCGGCTGGTCCCCCCGGTGCCGGACGGCTCCTGCGACATCACGGCCGCGGTCGCGATGGACGCCGTCCGCGCGGCGGGCGAGGCCTGCGGCGCGACGACGCTGCTCGACACGACGCAGCGCGAGGCGCTCGGCCGGCTGCTGGCCCCCGGCGGTGGGTGGGCCCGCGAGCTGGCCCGCGCCGAGCTGCGCGACCCGACGGGCGTCGGCGCCTTCCGCTGGCTGCTCCAGCGCCCCGCGGGCTAG
- a CDS encoding GGDEF domain-containing protein: MSKPNPARFGLVPLADRILWSTCLRVGLVAASLLLWSLHSGSARPGDPSAVATATGLYAVVVLGTALSPRGGRSLAIAAVNASLVLDGLFLGAVFWATGGLAGPVPALLVVHVSAVSLLTSFRSGTKVALWHSLVVLVVINAERADWLPRWAGAPSTTRDYAAFLVVLWAAALATATFAAINERELRRRRYDAEVLHGLASQLEAVHEPPAIVELLAVLATEELLGRRAVVLVQPRSSATALGRLEVTTPAAARRSRGAQAEIPADPPGSLLRRASEAGDAQLARSLDGLRDAWLAQQLPDARNVVALPLPLDGEVDGWLAVDLGPKHGKGVERRLLSTLTQACAHVGLALSRAELVARLRRAAQTDGLTGVANRRAFDEAMRREVLRAERSGAPLAVALVDLDHFKSINDTHGHAAGDDALKGAAAALQTTARAGDLVARYGGEEFAVILTGTTPAQAVEAVERFRRAVATADTGVPVTCSIGVAALPRGEADPEEQPGEGAVQAAIAALLADTDAALYQAKETGRDRCVLAPLREVVPTS, translated from the coding sequence GTGAGCAAGCCGAACCCCGCCCGCTTCGGCCTCGTCCCGCTCGCCGACCGCATCCTCTGGTCGACCTGCCTGCGCGTCGGGCTCGTCGCCGCCTCGCTGCTGCTGTGGAGCCTGCACTCGGGCTCCGCGCGCCCCGGCGACCCCTCCGCCGTCGCCACCGCCACCGGCCTGTACGCCGTGGTGGTCCTCGGCACCGCGCTCTCCCCCCGCGGCGGCCGGTCGCTCGCGATCGCGGCCGTCAACGCCTCGCTCGTGCTCGACGGGCTGTTCCTCGGCGCGGTGTTCTGGGCGACCGGGGGGCTGGCCGGGCCCGTACCCGCGCTGCTCGTCGTGCACGTCAGCGCGGTGAGCCTGCTCACGTCGTTCCGGTCGGGGACCAAGGTCGCGCTGTGGCACTCGCTGGTGGTCCTCGTCGTCATCAACGCCGAGCGCGCCGACTGGCTCCCCCGCTGGGCAGGCGCCCCCAGCACGACGCGCGACTACGCGGCGTTCCTCGTCGTGCTGTGGGCGGCGGCGCTCGCGACCGCGACCTTCGCGGCCATCAACGAGCGGGAGCTGCGCCGCCGCCGCTACGACGCCGAGGTGCTGCACGGGCTCGCGTCGCAGCTCGAGGCCGTCCACGAGCCGCCGGCCATCGTCGAGCTGCTCGCGGTGCTCGCGACCGAGGAGCTGCTCGGGCGCCGCGCGGTCGTGCTCGTGCAGCCGCGCTCGTCGGCGACGGCGCTCGGCCGGCTCGAGGTCACGACCCCCGCCGCCGCCCGCCGCAGCCGCGGCGCGCAGGCCGAGATCCCGGCGGACCCGCCCGGCTCGCTGCTGCGCCGGGCGAGCGAGGCCGGCGACGCGCAGCTCGCCCGCTCGCTCGACGGGCTGCGCGACGCGTGGCTCGCCCAGCAGCTGCCGGACGCGCGCAACGTCGTCGCGCTGCCGCTGCCCCTCGACGGCGAGGTCGACGGCTGGCTCGCGGTCGACCTGGGCCCGAAGCACGGCAAGGGCGTCGAGCGGCGCCTCCTCTCCACCCTGACCCAGGCGTGCGCCCACGTCGGCCTGGCCCTGAGCCGTGCCGAGCTGGTCGCCCGCCTGCGGCGCGCCGCGCAGACCGACGGGCTCACCGGCGTCGCCAACCGCCGGGCGTTCGACGAGGCGATGCGCCGCGAGGTGCTCCGGGCCGAGCGCAGCGGCGCGCCGCTCGCGGTCGCCCTCGTCGACCTCGACCACTTCAAGAGCATCAACGACACCCACGGCCACGCGGCGGGCGACGACGCGCTGAAGGGCGCGGCGGCGGCGCTGCAGACGACCGCCCGGGCCGGTGACCTCGTCGCGCGCTACGGCGGCGAGGAGTTCGCGGTCATCCTCACGGGCACCACGCCGGCCCAGGCCGTCGAGGCCGTCGAGCGGTTCCGGCGGGCGGTCGCGACGGCCGACACCGGCGTCCCCGTGACCTGCAGCATCGGCGTCGCGGCCCTCCCCCGCGGCGAGGCCGACCCGGAGGAGCAGCCGGGCGAGGGCGCGGTGCAGGCGGCGATCGCCGCGCTGCTCGCGGACACCGACGCGGCGCTCTACCAGGCGAAGGAGACCGGGCGCGACCGGTGCGTGCTCGCCCCCCTGCGCGAGGTGGTCCCGACCTCCTGA